The DNA window CTATCCACCAACGACGCCGAAGCGCCGCCGGGTTGGTTCTCCGAAGCGGCGCACGAGGAGGGACCATGCCCCGCACGCTCACCGCCCCGATCGCCCGTCGCGCCGGTTCCACCCCTGCAGGACCCGCGCAAGCTCCCCGGGCGACGAGGCTCCTGCTGAGGGGCGGTGTGCTGGCGGGCCCGCTGTTCCTCGTCGCGGGCACCGCCCAGGGCCTCACGCGTGACGGCTTCGCGTTCACCCGCAACGCGATCAGTCAGCTGGCCCTCGGCGAGGCGGGCTGGATCCAGACGGCGAACTTCCTGCTCACGGCCGCCCTGCTCGCCGCCGGCGCGATCGGGCTGCGCCGGGCGCTCCGCCGAGGAGCCGGCGGAACGTGGGGGCCGGTCCTGGTCGGCGTGCTCGCCGCTTCGTTCCTGGCAGCCGCCCTCTTCGCGGCCGACGCCGGAGCCGGATTCCCGGCCGGCGCCCCGGACGCCACCTCGCTCAGCGCGGACGGCGCCGCGCACATGATCAGCGGTATGGCCGGCTACCTCGCCCTGTGTGCCGCGTTCCTCGTCCTGGCCGGCCCGCTCGCAGCCCGCGGACACCGCGGCTGGGCCGTGGCCTCGCGTCTGGTTCCGCTGGGTGTCCTGGCCGGGTTCGCGGGCTCCTCCGCCACCGTCCTGGCCTTCACCCTCGGCGCGGGGCTGGGCCTCGTCTGGCTTGCCGCGGTGACGGCCCGCCTGCTCACCGATGTGTCGCACCCCTAGCCAACCGCCCTTCTTTCGAGCAGCATGCGGCCCTACGAAGAAGATCATTCCACCCATGAGACGGAGTACCTCATGCCCGACACCGTGAACGGCCCAGCCAGCTACTTTCCCTCGATCGAGAAGAAGTACGGCCGCCCCATCGCGGAGTGGAAGGACCTCATCCGGTCCTCGCCGCTGACCAAGCACATGGAGCTCGTCGCCTGGCTCAAGTCCGAACACGGCCTGGGGCACGGCCACGCCAACGCCCTCGTCGCGCACACGCGCGCCGAGGACGAGGGCAGGGAGGGCTGACCCACGGCCTAGCCGCGTGCGTCCACCACCGCGAGGAGCTTGCCGCTGGTGGGGCTGCGGTCCAGCGAGGCCCCGTCGACCGCCTCGACCGCCAGGTCCAGCAGCTGCTCCGCCACCGCCGAGCGGAGCTCCGGGTAGCCGGACAGGAAGGCCTCCCGCAGCCGCTCCGCGTCCGTCGCCCCGGCCCGCTCCACCCGTACGGTCAGCCGCTCGCGCGCGTCCGTACGGTCGAGCCGGATCTGCAGCTCCCCGCGGTGGCCGCCCTGTTCCCCGGCCAGGGCCAGGAAGCGGCGGTGGCTGAGGAAGTACGTCGCCACCCGCATCACGTCACCGGTGCGCCCCCGCAGCTCGAAGCGGGGCGCCGTCCGGCCGCAGGGGCAGCGGCCCGGAACCTCTCGGCCGAGGTCGCCTATCACGTACCGGCCCAGGTGCTGGCCGCGCCGGGCGTGCGTGGTGAAGACCAGCCGGCCCGTCTCGCCCGGCGCCACCGGCCGGTCCTCGACCGGATCCAGGATCTCCATTGTGTGGAGGTCGGAGTGCAGGTGGTGGACACCGCCGGAGCTCTCGGTGCACTGGTAGCCGAGCGGGCCGAGGTCGGTGCTGCCGTAGGTGATCGAGCGGACCGTCTCGATCCCGAACTGCTCCTTCAAGGTGCGCTGTTGCTCCTCGGTGAAGTGCTCGCCGCCGTAGAAGACCTTGCGCAGGCCTCCGTACGCGCGCAGCGCCTCCTCCTCCGCGTGCAGCAGCTGCCACAGGTAGGACGGCATGCCGAAGAGCGTGTCCGCCCCGTGGTCGATCAGGGCCTGCGCCGTGGCGCGGTGGTCGGGCCCCGCGGACAGCGGCAGCTGCACCCCGCCCAGCCGTTCCAGCACCGAGAAGAAGCTGATGAAACTGCCGTACATGCCGCCGCAGTAGAAGAGGTTGGCGGTGCGGTCGCCGACCGGGTCGTAGCCGGCGGCGAGCAGGCCGCGGGCGGCGGCGTGCATCTGGGTGTCGTAGTCGTCGTAGCTGAAGAGCGACAGCGCGGGCGCACCGGTGCTGCCTCCGCTGCGGAAGTACAGCTCGGCATCGGCCCGCGCCACCCGCGCGCCCAGTTTCCGCACGTCCTCCTTGCCCAGCAGCGGGCCCGCGGGCCGCGGCAGGACGACGGGGCGGGCCAGGTCGTCCAGGCATGCGGTGGTGGCGAAGCGGACCGGGTCGGCCTGGACCGCGACGCGGCGGCTGTAGCGCTGCAGGGCGTAGACCCCGTCGTGCGGCTCGCCCGTGTAGCTGTCCGGCATGGCGCCGACCGGCGTGACGCGGGTGACGCCCGCGGCGAGGGCGGTGCGGGACAGCTCGGCGATGTCGGCCGGGCTGCCCGCGAGGCCCGCGGTCTGCAGGTAGCGGCGCATCGGGCGCAGGGTGGCGATCAGCCGCTTTCGGGGCAGCGGCTTGACCCACAGGCTGCGGTGCAGCGGCGAGGCGGTGAGCGGGGACCGGGTGTCGGCCATGACCCGCCACGAACCGTCGGGCGCGGCGAACACCCGGGTCAGGCCCAGGTGTTCCTCCAGCCGGGCCATCAGCTCGGTGGTGGTGAGCTCGGCCGCCTCGGCGGGATCCGGCTCGCCCGCCGACACGTCGGCCGCGGCCGGCGGCCGGGCCGCGAGGACGGCGGCGAACCGCTCGGCGAAGGCGAACACCTCGCCCTCGTCCTCGGTGTCGAGGTAGACCACCTGGGGGCTGGAGCACGCCTGCTGCTCATAGCGGCACACATCGTCCGCGAGGGCGTCGAGCGTGCCGGGATCCGACCAGGCGTCACTCGTCAGGTAGGCGAAGGAGATCCGGTGCCCCCACTCCACCAGCCGGCAGCCGGCCGGCACATGGGCCGCCACCCCTTCGACGGCCCCCTCCCCGCCCCATACGGCGACGGCGTCCGCGGGCGCGCACATCAGGCGCAGCCACTCCTGCCGGGAGGACGGGAAGCGCAGCACGACGATCCGCGCGGCCAGCGCACCGCTGGGGTCCAGGGCCGCGAGCTCGGCCATCAGGTGCTGGGTCAGGAGCGTGTCGCCGCCGCTGGTCTTGAGGACGTTGACGTTCCCGGCGAGCAGGCCCTCGACGATGCTCAGCGGGGCGACCGTCGAGGCGTTGCCCGGGGCGATGTGGGCGACCAGACCGACGGGAGCCCACGCCTCGTAGACCGTCTCGCGCGGATCGGCCCGGTTCAGCCGGCCGGGTGTCGCGCTGCCGAGTTCGCGGCGCAGCTTGCGGGTCAGCTCCCGCCGGCTGAGCAGGCCGCCGAGCTCGGCCAGGAGGGCCGGGTCCTCGCCCGCGGGCAGGTGCGGTGCGAGCCGGGCGTGCAGCGGGTGGGCCGGGTCGCGCAGGGCGGTCGCCAGCGCGTCGCAGGCGGCCAGGACGGTCTCGGTCTCCAGTCCTTCGGCCAGAGCGGCCCCGACGGCGGCCGGCAGATCCGCGAGGCGGCGCCCGGCCTCCTCGTCGCCGACGAAGGCGCCCTGCCAGTAGTGGGGCGCGGCGCCCGCGCCGTCGCCGTGGTCCTCGTACGCGGCCTTGTTCTCCGTCACGGTCACGCCATGCCCTTCATCAGTTCCGCTGCGGCCACCGCGCAGCTGCGGTTGCGGCTCACCCCGGCACGGCCGTGGACGGTGAACCAGGGGGTCCGAAGCCCGCACCCGCAGGCGTCGCCCGGCTGCAGGGAGGCGAGGTCGCCCATGAGCACGCTCTGCGCCGGCACCGAGGTGATGTACGGCGACACGAGGTGCAGGTAGCCCCGCTCGCCGTACGGCAGGGGTTCCAGGGTGCGGGTGGAGCGGATCGCCACCCGGGACCAGACGGGCGCGTGCAGCCGGTGGTGGTCGCACTCGATGTACGGGATGCAGTGCTCCACGGACCCGAAGGTGTCCCGGATCCGCTCGCCCGGGATGCCGAGCTGCTCGGTGACGCGGGTGTACAGCTCCTCCTTGCCGATGCGCCGATCGGCGTGCCCCTTCCAGCCGCCGCCGAGGACGACGAGGGAGCCCTCGGGCAGGCGCAGCGGAGGCAGTCCCATCGCGCGCATCCGCTCCAGGGTGAAGAAGAGGAAGGCCGGGAAGCCGAGGATGCGGACCGGGGCG is part of the Streptomyces subrutilus genome and encodes:
- a CDS encoding DUF998 domain-containing protein, with the translated sequence MPRTLTAPIARRAGSTPAGPAQAPRATRLLLRGGVLAGPLFLVAGTAQGLTRDGFAFTRNAISQLALGEAGWIQTANFLLTAALLAAGAIGLRRALRRGAGGTWGPVLVGVLAASFLAAALFAADAGAGFPAGAPDATSLSADGAAHMISGMAGYLALCAAFLVLAGPLAARGHRGWAVASRLVPLGVLAGFAGSSATVLAFTLGAGLGLVWLAAVTARLLTDVSHP
- a CDS encoding DUF4287 domain-containing protein, with product MPDTVNGPASYFPSIEKKYGRPIAEWKDLIRSSPLTKHMELVAWLKSEHGLGHGHANALVAHTRAEDEGREG
- a CDS encoding acyl-CoA reductase, with protein sequence MTVTENKAAYEDHGDGAGAAPHYWQGAFVGDEEAGRRLADLPAAVGAALAEGLETETVLAACDALATALRDPAHPLHARLAPHLPAGEDPALLAELGGLLSRRELTRKLRRELGSATPGRLNRADPRETVYEAWAPVGLVAHIAPGNASTVAPLSIVEGLLAGNVNVLKTSGGDTLLTQHLMAELAALDPSGALAARIVVLRFPSSRQEWLRLMCAPADAVAVWGGEGAVEGVAAHVPAGCRLVEWGHRISFAYLTSDAWSDPGTLDALADDVCRYEQQACSSPQVVYLDTEDEGEVFAFAERFAAVLAARPPAAADVSAGEPDPAEAAELTTTELMARLEEHLGLTRVFAAPDGSWRVMADTRSPLTASPLHRSLWVKPLPRKRLIATLRPMRRYLQTAGLAGSPADIAELSRTALAAGVTRVTPVGAMPDSYTGEPHDGVYALQRYSRRVAVQADPVRFATTACLDDLARPVVLPRPAGPLLGKEDVRKLGARVARADAELYFRSGGSTGAPALSLFSYDDYDTQMHAAARGLLAAGYDPVGDRTANLFYCGGMYGSFISFFSVLERLGGVQLPLSAGPDHRATAQALIDHGADTLFGMPSYLWQLLHAEEEALRAYGGLRKVFYGGEHFTEEQQRTLKEQFGIETVRSITYGSTDLGPLGYQCTESSGGVHHLHSDLHTMEILDPVEDRPVAPGETGRLVFTTHARRGQHLGRYVIGDLGREVPGRCPCGRTAPRFELRGRTGDVMRVATYFLSHRRFLALAGEQGGHRGELQIRLDRTDARERLTVRVERAGATDAERLREAFLSGYPELRSAVAEQLLDLAVEAVDGASLDRSPTSGKLLAVVDARG